The region ATTAATAGAATGGTTGCGTCATCTTATATGCTTATTCTTTTCTCATATATTATAGTACATAGAAACTATTCTGATTaacatttcaaaaataaaaaactattctGATTAACTTTTtctgaaaatttattttaacattAGAATCAGAGTTGATGTAAAAGaatggcttaaatatgttggaggcccctataaaatagggttcctttggtttaagcccctacaaaattttttcttgggaataagcccctaatgagaaaataatatatagtgataagcccctgccgtcaacttccgttaaaaaatatatgagtcagcaaacggagctgacgtggacctttgccacctcatcaagtgggcccacaagctgttgacgtggaaatgagaagagaaatatgaaaatgtcaaatgtgggatttgaacccaagacCTAGAGCATAATGGGCAACATCCTTCCCACTAGGCTACAAGCTGCATCTTTAATACAAGTGCaaaatttgatatatatctcatttaaactaacaattttttttaaaaacaccaTAATCAGGATTCGAACACCATAAATGGAGGATCATACTCAATGTCCTTACAATTGAGCCACTGGCTCATTTTGTTATTCATGCGcacaacaatatatatatatatattatgtaaaaaaaagaacaagaattCAACCCCActtaaatcataaaaaactattattttgttctttcagtatatatactcattagtacttaaaaaaagtcaatatatgaactctaataaatttgtaagatttaacttttttacgttttaaagttttgtaaatatgtttttctatttacatttaatattttattttgtttcaaattgaTACATTATATAAGAGCGTCTAAGAgcctaaaaatgtaatttttagatctaccacatcaaatttatttagcattatcagtttgtttttaaatatatatttagttttgcGCTAAAAATACATGCATAAATTAGGCATTGACTTAGTGGTTAGAGCCTCCTCCATGAACCTCTATGTTTTGGGTTCAAATCATGCTTaggacatttttaaatttttggttgaaataTTAGCAGCTTCAGTttaaataagatatatattaaattttgcaCTTATACTAATGATGCAGCTTGTAGCCTAGTGGGAAGGATGTTGCCCATTATGTTCTAGgtcttgggttcaaatcccacatttggcattttcatatttctcttctcatttccacgtcagcagcttgtgggcccacttgatgaggtggcaaaggtccacgtcagcttcgtttgctgactcatatattttttaacggaagttgacggcaggggcttatcactatatattattttctcattaggggcttattcccaagaaaaaattttgtaggggcttaaaccaaaggacccctattttataggggcccccaacatatttaagcctaaaagaaTTTACAAACATAAACTAAACAAACTATTTCTTCAGTTGATACTTACGCCAAAGAGCCTCAAACCTCTTTGTGCATTCAAATCGTCCTTTCTATCCTTAGTCTCTTGTCCTTCATCTTGATCTTCTACTTCATCACTGCAAATTAACTTGTTTCCCAAATTTTGTGTCTCATCTACACATTGCCTTCTATGATctgcattattattattattattattatagatTACATCAATCAAAGAAAACACTTCTCCTGTTATCCTGCAGCTTATAGGCTCACACATGTAAAATGCAATGATGTCTTTAGCCTTCAATTTCTTATCCTTCACAAACCGATTCCACCCTCTCGTGAACACATAGCTCTGGCTGCTCTTCCAATAGCAGTATCGAAATTTCCACAACCGCATGAGcttgtcataaaacacaacttCAATGTCAACACCATCCATTTCACCGCCACCATTTGTTGCTCCTGAACCGCCACAAACCGAAGGAAAATAGGTGACTGCATGTTTCTTAGGGATGACAAGCCTGTTGAGTTTACCCACATCACTCGGTGTCAATTCCTTCTGGAAAAGATGTGTGCAAGAGAATTGTTCATGACCCTTCACGCCTAAATGTTTGGTACTGGTTCCAATTCCTTCAAGAGAATTCTGGGTCCTCAAAAAGGTTGAAAATTTGGTTTGATATGTGCCATTTCTGATCATGTTCAGCACTGTTTCTATGCTGTAATGGCTTTGGAAGCGAGGCTCCTGAACCGTTTGATCATTCCATGGGAAGTTCCTATGGCTTTCTCCGCTTCTGAGCTTGATGGTGGCGCTGTCATAAGCCATAGCAGCCTCTGTTTCAGATTTGAAAGTCCCCAACCATATTCTCTGGTGGTTAGAATATATCTGGGCACCCCAATGTCCATTTTGCTGAGGCACAATCCCTTTGAACCTCTCACACCCTGCACCTGCAGCAACATTGTCTTCATGCCTTGCACGTTTTGCTGCACAAAATGCAAAATTGATTTCACTAGAATCTGAAGCTTCCGAATTTGAAATCATCTCATCTATTCTTCTACCCTCTTGTTCAGGATTTGAAGGGGTATTATCTTTAATTTTGTGCTAaagttttgaaattgaaaacacaGCTCAGCTAATGGAACAGATACAGAAAGTTAACGGGAAAAGATGTGAGGGGGATTGGAGCAGAAGACAGCACATTGTCCATAGTATGATGATTGATTCATGGATGAAATCTGGCAATTATGGTGTTCTGTTGTGGGAAAATGGGAATGAACGTAGTAACTGAATTTTGATGTGCTCAGAATTCAGTTAATCAAACCAAAGTACTAGGTGAATAAAAAATGTTCATGTCAGGGGGACAAAATCTGAAGTGGCCTAGGCTTAATTTAGGAAATTCAACAAATTTAGTTAGCATAGAATCTTCTTTTACACGATAAAGTGTGATTTGTGATTTATTGACGATTCTTATTTCTAATAGAAAATAATATTACCTGAATGATATATCTATGAAGCGTCAACCCAACCATCCAAAATTGTCATGGAAtttgtctcatgttcaaaactaataggaaaaaaaatattaatgtatttaatttGTAAATATTAATGTAAGTAGAAATAAATTCAATAAACTCTAAACTATAAACAACATTAAATAGCTTTTTAAAAAAGCTACCCAAACAAGTTCATTTAGTAAGAACTTATAAATAACTAGTGAAATAAGTTTTAACCTAGTCAAACAAATTTATAAGGTAGTTGAAAATCCTTACCAAAACATACTCTATAAATACAGATATTAATGATTAAACTATAGTTACAAATGCATCACTTAACCAAACCAGGTATGGACAAATACCAAATTGAAACTCAAACTTTTCCAGTCCCATCACCCTCCTCTTGATCTTCAACATGGATGCTCATGGTCTTGTACCACTTGGCACAGAACAAGTATAGCACAAAATCAAAAGCAGCTAGGCCAGCAAGGAGGAAGAAAAACCTATCCATGTGTCCTGTGTTCAAGTTTTCTGGAATCCAACCTTGGTTTTGGCCTCTTGCAGTGATTCCCATGACCATGTTCACCAGCATGCTACTCACATAGTTCCCAAGAGAAATTGAAGCCATGCAAAGTGAGCTCCCAAAGCTTTTTATTCCATCCGGGGCTTGACCATTAAAGAACTCCAATTCCACATACATGAAAACTTCTGAAGCATCAACCAGAACATACTGTGGGATTTGCCAAAAAATGCTCATTGAACTAGTCTCTTTGCCAGGAATGATATGTCTCAGCCTTACAATCTCTGTGGCACCTGATGCAACcattgctagcattccaatgaTTAGGCCAACTCCCATTCTTTGAAGCTCACTTAGACCTATTGGATTACCACTTAGTCTTCCAGCTAATGGTACAAGGATTCGGCAATAAATTCCAGTGCATACAAGGACACTGCAAATGCCAAATGCAGACATGCTGGCTGCTGGCAAATTAAATTTTCCTATGTTGGAGTTCATGACATCCCCTTGCTCAACAAAAAGAGAAGCCATTTGTGTAAACACAACTGAATAGATAATGGTACAAAGCCAAACTGGTAGCATTCTTAAGACGCATTTCGCTTCCTCAACCTGAGTCACCGTGCAAAGCCTCCATGTATTGTTTGAACTGTTCTCATCTTTGTCTGTGATAGTTGCTGCCTTATCCATGAATCTGCCCCAATGCCAAAAATAATGGAAGATATAAGTTTCAGATTTTCAATAATCATATTTGTCAAGTAGGTGCACAAATTTAATACAAACTagtatataataaaaaactattGCAGGCAAATGAGTTCGAACCCATATGGAAAAAACAACTAGCCCCAAAGGAAACGATTAACAAGCATATATCTTATTATAAATGTGACttctaagtgtgtgtttggatcagAGTTGTAATTGATTTTGGATAAAATTGATTAGGATAAGTGGGTTAAAATGaaatgatttatgtttggatactcttatgagaaaaataatttatattaagtAATATTGGGAAATCTAGTCATGAAATCTCACAATTGGTTTTGTCCATTGCAAAAGCTACTCTCTCTAGGGATTAGAATCCATTCTCTAAGTCACGGTATATATAATGATCGAAAATTAATTATGGTCAATGAAGATTGATTCTAATTAAGACTCCAAATTTGGAACCAAACAAACTCTAATTATTTGGTTTTTCCATCTTCTGCAATTTGGCAAATGACGCTCTTGCAGAAAAATTGTATAGCTATATCACTTTGTTTGGTTCAAATGTCATAAAAGAAAACAATCTCAATGCTTACTTGAAATCTTCAGAGTGAAGAATCTTTCTACTCCCTTTTATAGCAGATTCAGAACCATCAAGCTCAAAAAGTTGATCTTCCTTGGCTGGAACAACGCCCCTTTTCCTAGTAGCAGCAGTAAACACTTGTGCAACCCTTACCACTGGGTTTCCACATGGCTTGACATACCTGTATCTTGGAGTTCCTGATAAGAATGCCAAAAAGGCTATAACAGCAGAGGCCAATGATCCAAGAAAACCCATTGTCCACTTCCCAGTATCCTCATAGTAGACTAATACAGTGTTGGAGAAAAAGGATCCAACATTGAGGGCAAAGTAGAAATAACAGAAGAAAGCTACTTTTGAacccttttcttttggattttTCTCATCATATTGGTCTGCACCAAAAGTTGCCAAGGTTGGTTGGTGCCCTCCATAACCAAATGCAACTAGATATATGGAAAAGTAGAAAATGTTCACTCCAATTGATGTTGGGACACAAGGAGTATTTCCATCACCACAACTAGATGGGTTGATCAAGAATCGCCAAGAGGATAAAGAGGACAGTGCCAATCCCTATTAAATTAATTCACATATTTAACTTGTGAGATATTAGAAATTTCAGAACATTGCTAATCAAAAGTTGCAATAAAAGAGTAATGGTAGGTAAAATACCAGGACAAAAATAAGCTGAAAGATTGTGCAGGTTAAGTATCAACCCCAGTAGGAGTCACTGAGAAATGCCCCAATCAATGAGAACATGTAAACAGTCCCTGTCCACTTGCTGACATTGTTAGCAGCTTGGGCATTGTCTTGGCCAAGAACTCTAGTCAGGAACAGAACCAAGTTCACTCCAACTCCAAAGAAAGCTAGTGTAGCTAGTGCTTGATTCACTGCATGGGGTCACAAGTTGAGAAGTTAAGGAATGAGGCAACCAATTGAAATGAGTCAACATACTTTCTCTTAACCGATCATTTGCTAATTACCTAGCAAGATGCTTGCAATTTTGGTTCCTCCTGTTTTCTTCTCATCAACTTTGCTACTTTTCTCTAGAGCTGGCTCTTCTCTGTAGCTAAAATTTCCTTCGATTACCTATTTATTTCCAAAGTAAGGATAGTACTATTAATGGCCCCTTATTTGTTTCTGTATAGAGTGAATGGTGTGACATGGAACTAATGAACAAATGCTATTAAACTGACCCTTATTTGGCATAGTATATACCTTGGTTGATCCAATATTGGGGGAGCTGACACAGAATGAAGTGGTCATTTTTTGTTGTATCTGCATCATGCAACAAGCTAGCTAATTAATTAACacgaatttgaattttgaaccaTAATGTGTAGGCAAGATATAGTGGAAGAGACAGTCTGACAGTGCATGAATCAACAACTAATACAGAACTAGTAAttgttaatgaagaagaaacaaAAGTACTCACGAGGCttagatgaagaaaatgaatgTTGAAAGGATGAAGAGGATTAGAATTATAGCATGCAATATATAGGGGGACGTGGGGAATAAAGAGACAAGGGAAGGGAGGGATCATTTTCAAATTAAAGtaagctttatatattattgatATTGCATGGTTAGCCAAAAAATACGGAGAATGAGAAATGATATGAAATTGATAAGACGAGAGAGATGGATAAGGATGTGGTGAATACTGAATACACAAGTCTTTTAGATGACTCTGTGCCTCGAACTTGTCACTTTGTACCATAAAAACTGATAGTGAGAGTAGGTATTTGGTGTTTCTTTTTCCACTTCAATGAAACTGGCATCTGTAAGTCCTTTTCAAGTTTCTATTTTCTTTAAATATTTGATAGCCTCACTTCCATTTCACTTTAAAAATTTGTGGTAAATATTATTTCCGAATTCTGTTTTTTCGTGCATGATATGAATCAATCTTCTAGCTGTTTTAGTGAATAAACTTTGCAATTGCAACCCAATCTCTCTTGTTTACTTGCATCTATTATCAATCAAATTTGTCAATTGTGATGAAAAGCCTTATTTCACTTTCAATCAGTATCTATCCACAGCCTATATATTGCTTGAATCATGCAAGTGAATGCAATTAATAACGGACTTCAAATTGGACCTACCTGGCCTAGAGCATACATGATGCACATTTTCAATCATGTTAAAGAAAATCTCAATTGAATAAGCTTATCATTATTTTTGTGTATATAGTCATGTAATGCAAGCAACATAATTTCATTCATGAACTCATATCTACCACATACAAAGAATGCATATTTTCAACTTGACATCGCTTCTTTGGTTTGGCACAAGAAAAATAAGAGACAAGATTTCTCATCGATCTGTGATGTGGATTAATTTACGTTCACATATATACAAGCTTGATTCGGTCTGATTACCAACACCTCTATTGCTAACTCTTACTAATTATACACTGCAATTgagttaatcaaaacataacATTCAATTTCAACTAGCACACCACCAAAATAAGACATGTATTACAAAAATAAAGTAcataaataaaaagacaataaggtttcaaaaaaaaagacaataTACTATTTTATTTCTAAATCAATTTCACGTTACAATTTTTTatctaatttttaaattttattagatTTAGTTTtgacatcattttattatattataattaaatcaaaaataaaatagatcTTAATTACCCTTTCAACTAAATTACACTTTACTCTATTGTTGCAACATTCTAGAAGGGAAAAAAATCTGTAATAACAAAGGagggaaaggaaagaaagaggTTCTAACTTTTATATTTAAAGGAGAGCTAGTAACACCCATTTACCCAATTAACACTTTTGGAGGGAGGACAAAATAGAATTAGGAAGGGTTTAGGGGCCCCCCATTCCTCTCCcctcctgaaaaaaaaaaaaaacacctccCCTCCataatcaaaataaaacttctaatattgtttttgttttgaaacAAAAGCAGTACATAATGAAACGACCTGCTAATACAGCAAAGGGGAATCACTGGATAatcaagatgaatttttacgaTAAGCCTAATCCCAAAACATGACAAAAATGTAAATCATAACAGGAAACTCAACAATTCAGATACAAGAAGCAATTGAATTTAAGAAGTTGAGGTAAAGGCTCCTCATTAATTACGATGAGGTGAATTAGGAGCAGATTGACAAAACTCTCTAGCTAGAAAATTTGCACAGTTCAATCCTCACTAAAAACATGTAAACTACTGAATTCTATCACATTCCAGGCCTGCGTAATTCATCTGTTCCATGAGCAAAGTGGCACCTTTCCCCAAAAGTGCACGAGCCTTTGGCAAAGTTTTCACACAGCTTAGTCTTCAAGTTGCTCCCAGGGGCAGAATGCTGTGAGCTAAAGTTTTTCGCTGGAGGCCCAGAGACAGAACTTACACTTAGAATAAGTTCATGAACCATTGCACTGGCTTGGTTGATCTGATCAAAACTGCCTTCAAGCTCGATATTTTTAAGGTTGGGATCAGAGTCATGTTCCCTTATGGAAAGTTTAGCTCCTGTTACACGACAGATTTGCTTGGAGTTGACaccattttttccaatgataGCTCCAGCTAGGGAAGCATTGATACTAATCTTGGCAGTAGCCGAGGCTCCAAAGCCAGCAGCAGCAGCTCCACGACCTGGAGGTGGGGGCTCAATTCGCCCACCCCCCCTATTACTTTGCATTTGACCGAAACCACGAGGATCTTCATATGGCGGGAGTGTGGGCCTGCCAAGTTCCCACTCCCCATGGGCAAAGTGGCATCTATCACCAAATTTGCAACCTTCAGATGAATTATACTTGTTGCACATGCGGGTTTTAACAACTGGAGGAGAAGATCCATCTGGGAAGGATGGTGGAGGAACTGGATTTCTCCCCATTTGTGGAATAGTAGGACTGCTTCCAACATTGATCATCTGAGAGATAGCTTTGAAGCCACCAGGAACATAATGCAGGAAATGGCATCCGTCACCAAATGGACACCCAGAGGTGCTGCATAATAGACAAATGAATATGACATCAGACTAACAAATAACCAGCAATTAAGATTACAAACCTAATAAAGATAGCAAACCTAAATCTAGTTTTGTAGGGTTTGAATAGAAACTTAGTAAGATAAAAATCTACACAAGGTTCAGTAAATTTGACAACTATACAAGAGCAACTCCAAGAAATCGTAGAATCTAAAACATTATTCTTTGCTCAAGTATGCCGATAGAATGTTATGCGGGAACTTTTTAGCAGTGCAAATCACAATGATTGATGATCAAATTAACCAAACAACAATACAGAAGAAAACAGATCAAGACCTAGATAGATAGATGTTATATATCACAGATTAGATGACAATGATTGCTCAAGTATGCCGATAGAATGTTATGTGAGAACTTTTTAGCAGTACAAATCACAATGATTGATGATCAAATTAACCAAACAACAATACAGAAGAAAACAGATCAAGAcctagatagatagatattatATATCACAGATAAGATGACACTCATGACCCTATTCAGTGTTCTAACAGTATATAACAGGACTTCACAATATAAAAAAAGCATCTTAGCCACTTCAGACTAAACAGCTCATATTTGAGACTAGAAGTATCCCCTTACAACTAAGACTTGCAATGTCCAAATGCACTAGATTGATCAGACGAACCAAGAGATTGCATTTGGAGAAATATTAGCAACACATTCTTTAATCTTCATTACTGGGTGAATTTTAAGCAAGACTAACCAAATTAGGAGTATAGTTCAGACTCGTACATTTCGCTCAATATTACCATGTTAGAGAGTAAGTTGCTAGCATTCTAAAAAATATGATACTCCCAACTAAAAAGTAATAGAATACAGCAGCACAGCACCATGCGAACCttgtaaaaattaataattaattaaaccaCAGTTATCAAACACTTACAGCACACATCAGTATCTTCTAATGCAGATGGTAATTAGGAAAAAATGGCAACAGGCCAACAGCAAAATTTCTAATCCTTCCATAGATACTACTATCAGCATTACTTCATC is a window of Lotus japonicus ecotype B-129 chromosome 5, LjGifu_v1.2 DNA encoding:
- the LOC130718556 gene encoding zinc finger CCCH domain-containing protein 14-like, whose protein sequence is MDRKRGRPEGAFNGNGGAKKSKPEMESFTTGLGSKSKPCTKFFSTSGCPFGDGCHFLHYVPGGFKAISQMINVGSSPTIPQMGRNPVPPPSFPDGSSPPVVKTRMCNKYNSSEGCKFGDRCHFAHGEWELGRPTLPPYEDPRGFGQMQSNRGGGRIEPPPPGRGAAAAGFGASATAKISINASLAGAIIGKNGVNSKQICRVTGAKLSIREHDSDPNLKNIELEGSFDQINQASAMVHELILSVSSVSGPPAKNFSSQHSAPGSNLKTKLCENFAKGSCTFGERCHFAHGTDELRRPGM
- the LOC130716663 gene encoding LOW QUALITY PROTEIN: protein NRT1/ PTR FAMILY 7.1 (The sequence of the model RefSeq protein was modified relative to this genomic sequence to represent the inferred CDS: substituted 1 base at 1 genomic stop codon) produces the protein MTTSFCVSSPNIGSTKVIEGNFSYREEPALEKSSKVDEKKTGGTKIASILLVNQALATLAFFGVGVNLVLFLTRVLGQDNAQAANNVSKWTGTVYMFSLIGAFLSDSYWGXYLTCTIFQLIFVLGLALSSLSSWRFLINPSSCGDGNTPCVPTSIGVNIFYFSIYLVAFGYGGHQPTLATFGADQYDEKNPKEKGSKVAFFCYFYFALNVGSFFSNTVLVYYEDTGKWTMGFLGSLASAVIAFLAFLSGTPRYRYVKPCGNPVVRVAQVFTAATRKRGVVPAKEDQLFELDGSESAIKGSRKILHSEDFKFMDKAATITDKDENSSNNTWRLCTVTQVEEAKCVLRMLPVWLCTIIYSVVFTQMASLFVEQGDVMNSNIGKFNLPAASMSAFGICSVLVCTGIYCRILVPLAGRLSGNPIGLSELQRMGVGLIIGMLAMVASGATEIVRLRHIIPGKETSSMSIFWQIPQYVLVDASEVFMYVELEFFNGQAPDGIKSFGSSLCMASISLGNYVSSMLVNMVMGITARGQNQGWIPENLNTGHMDRFFFLLAGLAAFDFVLYLFCAKWYKTMSIHVEDQEEGDGTGKV
- the LOC130720043 gene encoding AP2/ERF and B3 domain-containing transcription factor At1g50680-like gives rise to the protein MISNSEASDSSEINFAFCAAKRARHEDNVAAGAGCERFKGIVPQQNGHWGAQIYSNHQRIWLGTFKSETEAAMAYDSATIKLRSGESHRNFPWNDQTVQEPRFQSHYSIETVLNMIRNGTYQTKFSTFLRTQNSLEGIGTSTKHLGVKGHEQFSCTHLFQKELTPSDVGKLNRLVIPKKHAVTYFPSVCGGSGATNGGGEMDGVDIEVVFYDKLMRLWKFRYCYWKSSQSYVFTRGWNRFVKDKKLKAKDIIAFYMCEPISCRITGEVFSLIDVIYNNNNNNNADHRRQCVDETQNLGNKLICSDEVEDQDEGQETKDRKDDLNAQRGLRLFGVSIN